One genomic window of Falco cherrug isolate bFalChe1 chromosome 20, bFalChe1.pri, whole genome shotgun sequence includes the following:
- the DCAF7 gene encoding DDB1- and CUL4-associated factor 7: MSLHGKRKEIYKYEAPWTVYAMNWSVRPDKRFRLALGSFVEEYNNKVQLVGLDEESSEFICRNTFDHPYPTTKLMWIPDTKGVYPDLLATSGDYLRVWRVGETETRLECLLNNNKNSDFCAPLTSFDWNEVDPYLLGTSSIDTTCTIWGLETGQVLGRVNLVSGHVKTQLIAHDKEVYDIAFSRAGGGRDMFASVGADGSVRMFDLRHLEHSTIIYEDPQHHPLLRLCWNKQDPNYLATMAMDGMEVVILDVRVPCTPVARLNNHRACVNGIAWAPHSSCHICTAADDHQALIWDIQQMPRAIEDPILAYTAEGEINNVQWASTQPDWIAICYNNCLEILRV; this comes from the exons ATGTCGCTGCACGGGAAGCGGAAGGAGATCTACAAGTATGAGGCGCCCTGGACCGTGTACGCCATGAACTGGAGCGTCCGGCCGGACAAGCGGTTCCGTCTGGCGCTGGGAAGCTTCGTGGAGGAGTATAACAACAAG GTGCAGCTTGTTGGTTTGGATGAAGAGAGCTCAGAATTCATTTGCAGAAACACCTTTGATCACCCCTACCCTACCACAAAGCTTATGTGGATCCCAGACACCAAGGGAGTGTATCCAGACCTGTTGGCAACCAGTGGTGACTATCTGCGAGTGTGGAGA GTGGGTGAAACAGAGACCCGGCTGGAGTGTTTGCTGAACAATAACAAGAACTCTGATTTCTGTGCTCCGCTAACATCATTTGACTGGAATGAAGTGGATCCTTACCTTCTAG gtaCCTCTAGTATTGACACAACCTGCACTATTTGGGGTCTGGAGACAGGACAGGTTCTGGGAAGAGTAAACCTGGTCTCTGGCCATGTGAAGACCCAGCTTATTGCACATGACAAAGAG GTGTATGACATAGCGTTTAGCCGCGCAGGTGGTGGGAGAGATATGTTTGCTTCAGTTGGTGCAGATGGCTCAGTGAGGATGTTTGATCTCCGTCATCTGGAACACAGCACCATAATTTATGAGGACCCACAGCACCATCCGTTGCTTCGTCTCTGCTGGAATAAGCAGGATCCCAACTATCTTGCTACAATGGCCATGGACGGCATGGAG GTTGTGATTCTAGATGTCAGAGTTCCCTGCACTCCTGTTGCCAGGTTAAACAACCACAGAGCATGTGTAAATGGAATTGCTTGGGCACCGCATTCTTCCTGCCATATTTGTACAGCAG CGGATGACCATCAGGCTCTCATCTGGGATATCCAGCAAATGCCTCGTGCCATTGAGGACCCTATCTTGGCCTATACAGCAGAGGGAGAAATCAACAATGTACAGTGGGCATCAACTCAGCCAGACTGGATAGCTATCTGCTACAACAACTGCCTGGAGATTTTGAGAGTGTAA
- the KCNH6 gene encoding potassium voltage-gated channel subfamily H member 6 isoform X4, producing the protein MSPTLPANCMHACVGDAAAPVLCPPCRSLPGRAGLGVPMVDTRTSRVSCRLGRRASCRQVLSLGADVLPEYKLQAPRIHRWTILHYSPFKAVWDWLILLLVIYTAVFTPYSAAFLLNEEQVEEKHWDCSYSCDPLNIIDLIVDIMFIVDIVINFRTTYVNVNDEVVSHPGKIAIHYFKGWFLIDMVAAIPFDLLIFRSGSDETTTLIGLLKTARLLRLVRVARKLDRYSEYGAAVLFLLMCTFALIAHWLACIWYAIGNVERPYMEHKIGWLDNLGDQIGKRYNDSDLSSGPSIKDKYVTALYFTFSSLTSVGFGNVSPNTNSEKIFSICVMLIGSLMYASIFGNVSAIIQRLYSGTARYHTQMLRVKEFIRFHQIPNPLRQRLEEYFQHAWSYTNGIDMNAVLKGFPDCLQADICLHLNRTLLQNCKAFRGASKGCLRALAMKFKTTHAPPGDTLVHYGDVLTTLYFISRGSIEILREDIVVAILGKNDIFGEPISLYARPGKSNADVRALTYCDLHKIQREDLLEVLDMYPAFSDNFWSNLEITFNLRDADSVPRSPLSEEYDCTYRRARRRKHSLCQPNKPDPDTGISDAEQYHTYSELTNPQDPLSKDHWDDLGSSTTQTSDDDAKTGSPTKAEPFLTSKKDDFALPTLSLVTTSAGSTEVGKPAAESSQSYAATPLDIPNMFTFWEDRRPNHHQEPLQHISLLHNSRDIPLHSDYRPGQIESRLELLQAQLSRLESRMSSDINIILQLLQRQLSQVPPAYSPISPSSHNLAMYGILPRSLEPLTPCAPLEDEEPTTPEQSPSYTEVEKFHLKSRDSLSSGMHPAVASDETMTVYSEQEHHSPPPPNPEPLHQRVPNTQGLLRGSRFPSLPEHLEASSEHQDIQRHLSDPVLPGS; encoded by the exons ATGTCTCCCACCCTCCCAGCCAACTGCATGCATGCCTGCGTGGGTGATGCCGCAGCCCCTGTGCTGTGCCCACCGTGCCGGTCACTGCCTGGGCGTGCGGGGTTGGGGGTCCCCATGGTGGACACCCGGACTTCAAGGGTCAGCTGCCGCCTGGGGCGCCGGGCAAGCTGCAGGCAG GTGCTGTCCCTGGGTGCTGACGTCCTTCCTGAGTACAAGCTGCAGGCTCCACGCATCCACCGATGGACCATTCTGCACTACAGTCCCTTCAAGGCCGTGTGGGACTGGCTCATCCTTCTGCTGGTCATCTACACAGCCGTCTTCACCCCCTACTCAGCCGCCTTCCTGCTCAATGAGGAGCAGGTGGAGGAGAAGCACTGGGACTGCAGCTACTCCTGTGACCCACTCAACATCATTGACCTCATCGTTGACATCATGTTCATCGTGGACATTGTCATCAACTTCCGTACCACCTACGTCAATGTCAATGACGAGGTGGTGAGCCACCCTGGCAAGATTGCCATCCACTACTTCAAGGGATGGTTCCTCATCGACATGGTTGCCGCCATCCCCTTTGACCTGCTCATCTTCCGCTCTGGCTCTGATGAG aCCACCACACTCATTGGCCTCCTGAAGACCGCCCGGCTGCTGCGCCTGGTCCGGGTGGCCCGCAAGCTGGACCGCTACTCCGAGTATGGAGCAGCCGTGCTCTTCCTGCTCATGTGCACCTTCGCCCTCATCGCCCACTGGCTGGCCTGCATCTGGTACGCCATCGGCAACGTGGAGCGGCCCTACATGGAGCACAAGATCGGCTGGCTGGACAACCTGGGCGACCAGATTGGCAAGCGCTACAACGACAGCGACCTCTCCTCTGGCCCGTCCATCAAGGATAAATACGTCACTGCCCTCTACTTCACCTTCAGCAGCCTCACCAGCGTGGGGTTTGGCAACGTCTCACCCAACACCAACTCCGAGAAGATCTTCTCCATCTGTGTGATGCTCATTGGCT CTCTGATGTACGCCAGCATTTTTGGCAACGTCTCTGCTATCATCCAGCGGCTGTACTCGGGCACGGCCCGCTACCACACGCAGATGCTGCGAGTCAAGGAGTTCATCCGCTTCCACCAGATCCCCAACCCCCTGCGTCAGCGCCTGGAGGAGTATTTCCAGCACGCCTGGTCCTACACCAACGGCATCGACATGAATGCG GTGCTGAAGGGCTTCCCTGACTGCCTGCAGGCAGACATCTGCCTCCACCTCAACCGCACGCTGCTCCAGAACTGCAAGGCTTTCCGCGGAGCCAGCAAAGGCTGCCTGCGCGCCCTGGCCATGAAGTTCAAGACAACTCATGCACCGCCTGGAGACACCCTGGTGCACTACGGAGATGTCCTCACCACACTCTACTTCATCTCCCGGGGCTCCATCGAGATCCTCCGGGAAGACATTGTGGTGGCCATCTTAG GGAAAAACGACATCTTTGGGGAGCCCATCAGCCTCTACGCCCGCCCAGGGAAGTCCAACGCTGACGTGAGGGCCCTGACCTACTGTGACTTGCACAAGATCCAGCGGGAGGACCTGCTGGAAGTCTTGGACATGTACCCAGCCTTCTCTGACAACTTCTGGAGCAACTTAGAGATCACCTTCAACCTGCGAGAT GCAGACAGCGTTCCCCGCTCACCACTCAGCGAGGAGTATGACTGCACCTACCGGCGGGCGCGTCGACGCAAGCACTCCCTTTGCCAGCCCAACAAGCCTG ACCCAGACACGGGCATCTCTGATGCAGAGCAGTATCACACCTACTCAGAGCTCACCAACCCACAGGACCCGCTGAGTAAGGACCACTGGGACgacctgggcagcagcaccacccaGACCAGTGATGACGATGCCAAGACTGGCAGCCCTACTAAAGCTGAGCCCTTCCTCACATCCAAAAAGGATGACTTTGCTCTGCCCACGCTCAGCCTCGTCACCACCAGCGCTGGCAGCACAGAGGTTGGCAAGCCCGCGGCAGAGAGCAGCCAGTCCTACGCAG CCACCCCCCTGGACATCCCCAACATGTTCACCTTCTGGGAGGACCGAAGGCCAAACCACCACCAGGAGCCTTTGCAACACATCTCCTTGTTACACAACTCGCGGGACATCCCCCTGCACAGCGACTACAGACCAGGGCAGATCGAGTCCAGGCTGGAGCTCCTGCAGGCCCAGCTCAGCAG GCTGGAGTCCAGGATGTCGTCAGACATTAATATaatcctccagctcctgcagcgcCAGCTGTCCCAAGTGCCGCCTGCATACAGCCCCATCTCGCCGTCCTCCCACAACCTGGCCATGTACGGCATCCTCCCACGGAGCCTGGAGCCGCTCACCCCCTGCGCACCCCTGGAGGATGAGGAGCCGACCACCCCGGAGCAG AGCCCGAGCTACACGGAGGTAGAAAAGTTCCACTTGAAATCCAGGGACTCCTTGTCAAGCGGGATGCACCCTGCTGTGGCATCTGATGAAACCATGACAGTCTACTCCGAGCAGGAGCATCATTCCCCACCTCCTCCAAACCCAGAGCCTCTCCACCAAAGGGTACCAAATACCCAAGGACTCTTGCGGGGCTCTcgtttcccttccctccctgagCACTTGGAGGCATCTTCTGAGCACCAGGACATTCAGAGACACCTCTCCGACCCAGTGCTTCCTGGAAGTTAG